The window TTTTCTTTTTCAAAAACGCAAAAATGGAGTAAATGATAAAAATAAATGAGAAAATATAAATAAAGAAACTAGCAAACATCATCGTAATTCCAAGCGTACTTTGTGTATCAATTAAAGCAAGCATTGGATGGAATGCTGTGATCGAAAATAGGAAGAACACTACGATTGAAAATACACTACTTAAAAAGTAAGAAATGTACGTCCACTTATCACGTAATATGTTTTGAACAACAATATCATTAAATTTCATGTTGTCCACCACCTAAAAATGTAAGTGTGTCCATAATTTCTTGGTAAAATTGCTGTTTATTATTGCCTCGGTGTATTTCGTTATAAAGAGTACCGTCTTTAATAAAGACAATACGCTGCGCAAAGCTTGCGACATACGCATCATGTGTCACCATTAAAATAGATGTCTTTAATGTTTTATTGATGTTTTCAAACAGTGACATAACATCATTGACAGCTTTTGAATCTAAGTTACCTGTTGGTTCGTCGGCTAGTAAGAGACTAGGTTCATGAACAACAGCGCGTGCAATTGCCACACGTTGTTTTTGCCCACCTGAAATTTCAAATGTACGCTTCTTTAAAATTCCTTCAATCCCCAAGAATTTAGCTACGTCTACTAAACGCTTGTTCATTTCATTCGATTGAACGGAGTCCAGTGCTAATGGCAGTAAAATATTTTCTTCGACTGTCAAAGTGTGGACAAGGTTATAGTCTTGAAAAACAAAGCCTAGCTCATTGCGACGAAACTTCGCTAATTCATCGTCATTTAATTCATATGGATTTTTTGAATTAATCGTAATAACGCCACTAGTTGGACGGTCAATTGTAGAGATGCAGTTGAGGAACGTTGTTTTGCCACTACCAGACGGACCCATCACCGCAACAAATTCATTCTCACCTAAATGAAAATCGATGCCTTTTAATGCTTTATATACAACTTCTCCGGAATACTCCTTTTTAAGCTGATTGACCTGTAATACTGTGTTGGACATGTATTCGTCGCTCCCTCTTTGTATCATTTTCTACCTTAAGTATAGATACACAGGCCATTCCAACACATCTCTGTACATGACAGCAATATGACAAAATTGTCAGATTGGTCTTTTCATGCTTTTAGAAAAATCAATGGTGATGATTGTTTCGTTATTTGCTGAATGTAACTGGAATGGATGATCTAAAGTTGTGAGGATTCGTTTCACTAAATAAAGTCCAATACCGGTCGCTTCGCCTTTCATGCGCCCCTTAGACCCTGTAAAATAGAGGTCAAAAACACGCCTTATTTCATTTTCAGGAATCGTGTCGCCATTATTTTTTATCCATAACTGACCCTTTTCAAAATCAATTCTTACAGTAGAATTTCGTTCACCGTATTTCACTGCATTACTTAACAGCTGATAAATGACAACCTTCAACCATTTACGGTCTGAGAATAGTAGGACATCTTCTGACATCGTGCATTTTGGGTACACTTCTTCCTCAATAAAATACTCTTTTAAATCATTAATAACTTCCTTTATAACACGTTTCAGCTGAATGTATTCAATTTTCAAATCCGACAATAAATTCGTGGAACGGCTGTATGTTAACAGTTGATTTAACGAAAAATCCAGCTTGTTACACTGTGTTTTCACCTTCTGCCATCCGATTAGTGTACTTTCTTCTTGCCACTGATTATTAGATTGAATGAGCAATTGAATGACCGAAAGAGGGGTCTTCATTTGATGTACGGCATGAGAAATCATGATTTGCTGCTCTTGAGAAAATTGCTTGAAACCTTCCTCTTGTGTGAGGAGTATTGTCTGAATCGATTGTAGTTGGCTTGCGTACGCTTTTTCGATTGGCGCGATTGGATGATAGATCACAA is drawn from Solibacillus sp. R5-41 and contains these coding sequences:
- a CDS encoding HAMP domain-containing sensor histidine kinase, with protein sequence MKLFLQDHLSIIALYLFTFICLPFVIQQLDGLENHYSYFVFLSSFLLVALLSVRYLRRKKMYTHIVKENLQIENIVIYHPIAPIEKAYASQLQSIQTILLTQEEGFKQFSQEQQIMISHAVHQMKTPLSVIQLLIQSNNQWQEESTLIGWQKVKTQCNKLDFSLNQLLTYSRSTNLLSDLKIEYIQLKRVIKEVINDLKEYFIEEEVYPKCTMSEDVLLFSDRKWLKVVIYQLLSNAVKYGERNSTVRIDFEKGQLWIKNNGDTIPENEIRRVFDLYFTGSKGRMKGEATGIGLYLVKRILTTLDHPFQLHSANNETIITIDFSKSMKRPI
- a CDS encoding ABC transporter ATP-binding protein, coding for MSNTVLQVNQLKKEYSGEVVYKALKGIDFHLGENEFVAVMGPSGSGKTTFLNCISTIDRPTSGVITINSKNPYELNDDELAKFRRNELGFVFQDYNLVHTLTVEENILLPLALDSVQSNEMNKRLVDVAKFLGIEGILKKRTFEISGGQKQRVAIARAVVHEPSLLLADEPTGNLDSKAVNDVMSLFENINKTLKTSILMVTHDAYVASFAQRIVFIKDGTLYNEIHRGNNKQQFYQEIMDTLTFLGGGQHEI